The proteins below are encoded in one region of Bos indicus x Bos taurus breed Angus x Brahman F1 hybrid chromosome 2, Bos_hybrid_MaternalHap_v2.0, whole genome shotgun sequence:
- the RCC1 gene encoding regulator of chromosome condensation isoform X3, whose translation MPPKRIAKRRSPPEDALPKSKKVKVSHRSHGTEPGVVLTLGQGDVGQLGLGENVMERKKPALVSIPEDIVQAEAGGMHTVCLSKSGQVYSFGCNDEGALGRDTSVEGSEMVPGKVDLQEKVVQVSAGDSHTAALTEDGRVFLWGSFRDNNGVIGLLEPMKKSMVPVQVQLSVPVVKVASGNDHLVMLTVDGDLYTLGSGEQGQLGRVPELFANRGGRQGLERLLVPKCVMLKSRGSRGHVRFQDAFCGAYFTFAISSEGHVYGFGLSNYHQLGTQGTESCFVPQNLTSFKNSTKSWVGFSGGQHHTVCMDSEGKAYSLGRAEYGRLGLGEGAEEKSVPTLIPRLPTVSSVACGASVGYAVTKDGRVFAWGMGTNYQLGTGQDEDAWSPVEMTGKQLENRVVLTVSSGGQHTVLLVKDKEQSW comes from the exons ATGCCACCCAAGCGTATAGCTAAGAGAAGGTCTCCCCCAGAAGATGCCCTCCCCAAAAGCAAGAAGGTGAAGG TCTCCCATAGGTCCCACGGCACAGAACCAGGTGTGGTGCTGACACTGGGCCAGGGCGACGTGGGCCAGCTGGGGCTGGGCGAGAATGTGATGGAGAGGAAGAAGCCAGCCCTAGTGTCCATTCCAGAAGACATCGTGCAGGCTGAGGCTGGGGGCATGCACACTGTGTGCCTAAGCAAAAGTGGCCAG GTCTACTCCTTCGGCTGCAATGACGAGGGTGCTCTGGGAAGGGATACGTCAGTGGAGGGCTCAGAGATGGTCCCTGGGAAAGTGGACCTGCAAGAGAAGGTGGTACAGGTGTCAGCAGGAGACAGTCACACAGCAGCCCTCACCGAGGATGGCCGTGTCTTCCTCTGGGGCTCTTTCCGG GACAATAACGGTGTGATCGGGCTCTTGGAACCCATGAAAAAGAGCATGGTGCCCGTGCAGGTGCAGCTGAGTGTGCCCGTGGTGAAGGTGGCCTCGG GAAATGACCACTTGGTGATGCTGACAGTTGATGGCGACCTCTATACTTTGGGCTCCGGGGAGCAGGGCCAACTGGGCCGCGTACCTGAATTATTTGCCAATCGTGGTGGCCGTCAGGGCCTTG AACGACTCCTGGTCCCCAAGTGTGTGATGCTGAAATCCAGGGGAAGCCGGGGCCATGTCAGGTTCCAGGATGCCTTCTGCGGTGCCTACTTTACCTTCGCCATCTCCTCCGAGGGCCATGTATATGGCTTTGGCCTCTCCAACTACCATCAACTTG GAACCCAAGGCACAGAATCCTGTTTTGTACCTCAGAACCTAACATCCTTCAAGAACTCCACCAAGTCCTgggtgggcttctctgggggccagcaccatactgtctgcATGGATTCAGAAG gAAAAGCATACAGCCTGGGCCGGGCTGAGTATGGGCGGCTGGGCCTTGGGGAAGGTGCTGAGGAGAAGAGCGTACCCACCCTGATCCCCAGGCTGCCCACGGTCTCCTCAGTGGCTTGTGGAGCTTCTGTGGGGTATGCTGTGACCAAGGATG GTCGTGTTTTCGCCTGGGGCATGGGCACCAACTACCAACTGGGCACGGGACAGGACGAAGATGCCTGGAGCCCCGTGGAGATGACAGGCAAACAGCTGGAGAACCGGGTGGTCTTAACTGTGTCCAGCGGGGGCCAGCACACAGTCTTACTAGTCAAGGACAAGGAACAGAGCTGGTGA
- the RCC1 gene encoding regulator of chromosome condensation isoform X1, translated as MPPKRIAKRRSPPEDALPKSKKVKDPRNQAVRAVASRRVPGARSCQGACGLCSPVQKARPVSHRSHGTEPGVVLTLGQGDVGQLGLGENVMERKKPALVSIPEDIVQAEAGGMHTVCLSKSGQVYSFGCNDEGALGRDTSVEGSEMVPGKVDLQEKVVQVSAGDSHTAALTEDGRVFLWGSFRDNNGVIGLLEPMKKSMVPVQVQLSVPVVKVASGNDHLVMLTVDGDLYTLGSGEQGQLGRVPELFANRGGRQGLERLLVPKCVMLKSRGSRGHVRFQDAFCGAYFTFAISSEGHVYGFGLSNYHQLGTQGTESCFVPQNLTSFKNSTKSWVGFSGGQHHTVCMDSEGKAYSLGRAEYGRLGLGEGAEEKSVPTLIPRLPTVSSVACGASVGYAVTKDGRVFAWGMGTNYQLGTGQDEDAWSPVEMTGKQLENRVVLTVSSGGQHTVLLVKDKEQSW; from the exons ATGCCACCCAAGCGTATAGCTAAGAGAAGGTCTCCCCCAGAAGATGCCCTCCCCAAAAGCAAGAAGGTGAAGG ACCCTCGTAACCAGGCAGTGAGGGCCGTTGCTTCCCGCCGTGTTCCAGGCGCCCGCTCCTGCCAAGGTGCCTGCGGGCTGTGCTCTCCTGTCCAGAAGGCCCGACCAG TCTCCCATAGGTCCCACGGCACAGAACCAGGTGTGGTGCTGACACTGGGCCAGGGCGACGTGGGCCAGCTGGGGCTGGGCGAGAATGTGATGGAGAGGAAGAAGCCAGCCCTAGTGTCCATTCCAGAAGACATCGTGCAGGCTGAGGCTGGGGGCATGCACACTGTGTGCCTAAGCAAAAGTGGCCAG GTCTACTCCTTCGGCTGCAATGACGAGGGTGCTCTGGGAAGGGATACGTCAGTGGAGGGCTCAGAGATGGTCCCTGGGAAAGTGGACCTGCAAGAGAAGGTGGTACAGGTGTCAGCAGGAGACAGTCACACAGCAGCCCTCACCGAGGATGGCCGTGTCTTCCTCTGGGGCTCTTTCCGG GACAATAACGGTGTGATCGGGCTCTTGGAACCCATGAAAAAGAGCATGGTGCCCGTGCAGGTGCAGCTGAGTGTGCCCGTGGTGAAGGTGGCCTCGG GAAATGACCACTTGGTGATGCTGACAGTTGATGGCGACCTCTATACTTTGGGCTCCGGGGAGCAGGGCCAACTGGGCCGCGTACCTGAATTATTTGCCAATCGTGGTGGCCGTCAGGGCCTTG AACGACTCCTGGTCCCCAAGTGTGTGATGCTGAAATCCAGGGGAAGCCGGGGCCATGTCAGGTTCCAGGATGCCTTCTGCGGTGCCTACTTTACCTTCGCCATCTCCTCCGAGGGCCATGTATATGGCTTTGGCCTCTCCAACTACCATCAACTTG GAACCCAAGGCACAGAATCCTGTTTTGTACCTCAGAACCTAACATCCTTCAAGAACTCCACCAAGTCCTgggtgggcttctctgggggccagcaccatactgtctgcATGGATTCAGAAG gAAAAGCATACAGCCTGGGCCGGGCTGAGTATGGGCGGCTGGGCCTTGGGGAAGGTGCTGAGGAGAAGAGCGTACCCACCCTGATCCCCAGGCTGCCCACGGTCTCCTCAGTGGCTTGTGGAGCTTCTGTGGGGTATGCTGTGACCAAGGATG GTCGTGTTTTCGCCTGGGGCATGGGCACCAACTACCAACTGGGCACGGGACAGGACGAAGATGCCTGGAGCCCCGTGGAGATGACAGGCAAACAGCTGGAGAACCGGGTGGTCTTAACTGTGTCCAGCGGGGGCCAGCACACAGTCTTACTAGTCAAGGACAAGGAACAGAGCTGGTGA
- the RCC1 gene encoding regulator of chromosome condensation isoform X2: MPPKRIAKRRSPPEDALPKSKKVKDPRNQAVRAVASRRVPGARSCQVSHRSHGTEPGVVLTLGQGDVGQLGLGENVMERKKPALVSIPEDIVQAEAGGMHTVCLSKSGQVYSFGCNDEGALGRDTSVEGSEMVPGKVDLQEKVVQVSAGDSHTAALTEDGRVFLWGSFRDNNGVIGLLEPMKKSMVPVQVQLSVPVVKVASGNDHLVMLTVDGDLYTLGSGEQGQLGRVPELFANRGGRQGLERLLVPKCVMLKSRGSRGHVRFQDAFCGAYFTFAISSEGHVYGFGLSNYHQLGTQGTESCFVPQNLTSFKNSTKSWVGFSGGQHHTVCMDSEGKAYSLGRAEYGRLGLGEGAEEKSVPTLIPRLPTVSSVACGASVGYAVTKDGRVFAWGMGTNYQLGTGQDEDAWSPVEMTGKQLENRVVLTVSSGGQHTVLLVKDKEQSW; encoded by the exons ATGCCACCCAAGCGTATAGCTAAGAGAAGGTCTCCCCCAGAAGATGCCCTCCCCAAAAGCAAGAAGGTGAAGG ACCCTCGTAACCAGGCAGTGAGGGCCGTTGCTTCCCGCCGTGTTCCAGGCGCCCGCTCCTGCCAAG TCTCCCATAGGTCCCACGGCACAGAACCAGGTGTGGTGCTGACACTGGGCCAGGGCGACGTGGGCCAGCTGGGGCTGGGCGAGAATGTGATGGAGAGGAAGAAGCCAGCCCTAGTGTCCATTCCAGAAGACATCGTGCAGGCTGAGGCTGGGGGCATGCACACTGTGTGCCTAAGCAAAAGTGGCCAG GTCTACTCCTTCGGCTGCAATGACGAGGGTGCTCTGGGAAGGGATACGTCAGTGGAGGGCTCAGAGATGGTCCCTGGGAAAGTGGACCTGCAAGAGAAGGTGGTACAGGTGTCAGCAGGAGACAGTCACACAGCAGCCCTCACCGAGGATGGCCGTGTCTTCCTCTGGGGCTCTTTCCGG GACAATAACGGTGTGATCGGGCTCTTGGAACCCATGAAAAAGAGCATGGTGCCCGTGCAGGTGCAGCTGAGTGTGCCCGTGGTGAAGGTGGCCTCGG GAAATGACCACTTGGTGATGCTGACAGTTGATGGCGACCTCTATACTTTGGGCTCCGGGGAGCAGGGCCAACTGGGCCGCGTACCTGAATTATTTGCCAATCGTGGTGGCCGTCAGGGCCTTG AACGACTCCTGGTCCCCAAGTGTGTGATGCTGAAATCCAGGGGAAGCCGGGGCCATGTCAGGTTCCAGGATGCCTTCTGCGGTGCCTACTTTACCTTCGCCATCTCCTCCGAGGGCCATGTATATGGCTTTGGCCTCTCCAACTACCATCAACTTG GAACCCAAGGCACAGAATCCTGTTTTGTACCTCAGAACCTAACATCCTTCAAGAACTCCACCAAGTCCTgggtgggcttctctgggggccagcaccatactgtctgcATGGATTCAGAAG gAAAAGCATACAGCCTGGGCCGGGCTGAGTATGGGCGGCTGGGCCTTGGGGAAGGTGCTGAGGAGAAGAGCGTACCCACCCTGATCCCCAGGCTGCCCACGGTCTCCTCAGTGGCTTGTGGAGCTTCTGTGGGGTATGCTGTGACCAAGGATG GTCGTGTTTTCGCCTGGGGCATGGGCACCAACTACCAACTGGGCACGGGACAGGACGAAGATGCCTGGAGCCCCGTGGAGATGACAGGCAAACAGCTGGAGAACCGGGTGGTCTTAACTGTGTCCAGCGGGGGCCAGCACACAGTCTTACTAGTCAAGGACAAGGAACAGAGCTGGTGA